Proteins encoded together in one Planctopirus ephydatiae window:
- a CDS encoding Gfo/Idh/MocA family protein — protein MTALPVRVGLIGAGANTVARHIPGFRAIPGVTIAAVANRTLASAQKIATQHAIPATYSTWQELLADPQIDAVCIGTWPNTHAEITCAALKAGKHVLCEARMARNLAEARQMLLASQERPQQVAMLVPSPFGLRVDAEVRNLIERNFIGDLRQVVVIGLDDQFYDYSQNLHWRQDAEKSGLNALAMGILHETALRWIPPTKKVFAQTQIFEPTRPDPHSDENLPVTTPELVHVLTELEGRARGVYQFSGMALHAPVKQIHLYGSTGTMRVEFGATEKLLVGRPGQPQLLEVEIPAERVGKWRVEAEFIGAIRGEEPVRLTSFATGLEYMKFTEAVARSAQAGCQVSLEETPA, from the coding sequence ATGACTGCCTTGCCTGTTCGCGTTGGTCTAATTGGTGCTGGAGCAAACACTGTCGCCAGGCACATTCCCGGTTTTCGAGCAATTCCCGGCGTAACGATTGCGGCTGTCGCCAATCGAACGTTGGCCTCGGCCCAGAAAATTGCCACTCAGCATGCGATCCCGGCAACTTACAGCACCTGGCAAGAGTTGCTGGCAGACCCCCAAATCGACGCTGTATGTATCGGGACATGGCCTAATACGCATGCCGAGATCACCTGTGCGGCACTGAAGGCTGGTAAGCATGTGCTGTGCGAAGCCCGCATGGCTCGCAATTTGGCCGAAGCCCGTCAGATGTTACTTGCCAGTCAGGAACGACCCCAACAAGTCGCGATGCTGGTCCCCAGTCCCTTTGGCTTGCGGGTTGATGCCGAAGTTCGAAACCTGATCGAACGGAACTTTATTGGAGACTTACGGCAGGTGGTCGTGATTGGTCTTGACGATCAATTTTATGATTACTCACAGAACCTGCATTGGCGTCAGGATGCCGAAAAAAGTGGTTTGAACGCTCTGGCAATGGGGATTCTGCATGAAACAGCTCTGCGCTGGATCCCTCCCACGAAAAAGGTTTTTGCACAGACACAGATCTTTGAACCCACCCGGCCAGATCCCCATTCCGACGAAAATCTCCCTGTCACGACACCCGAACTGGTGCACGTGCTGACAGAGTTGGAAGGCCGCGCCCGCGGTGTTTATCAATTCTCAGGGATGGCTCTCCATGCCCCCGTCAAGCAGATTCACCTGTATGGCAGCACTGGAACAATGCGTGTGGAGTTCGGGGCCACTGAGAAACTGCTGGTGGGCAGGCCCGGTCAACCGCAACTGTTGGAGGTGGAAATTCCAGCCGAGCGAGTCGGCAAATGGCGAGTGGAAGCGGAGTTCATTGGTGCCATTCGGGGCGAAGAACCGGTCCGCCTGACTTCCTTTGCCACAGGACTGGAGTACATGAAATTTACCGAGGCCGTCGCACGAAGTGCCCAGGCAGGTTGCCAGGTCTCATTGGAAGAGACTCCCGCTTAG
- a CDS encoding serine/threonine-protein kinase has translation MPEDFRTEHVESGHEVLSGNGEAQGILVSIEQIASLSRDIEKTLLMTQPGVLTTEISPETLQRMQQILQSLAPGLASPSAEELHLVDLPPSIGRYRVTKVLGRGGFAVVYAAHDPHLNREVAIKVPLPYRQLTPDARQRFLLEAQAAARLDHPHIVPTFETGSAGELPYITYALCHGSTLFRWLNRHGPLSPRVAAELVMQLSRAVAYSHQQGVLHRDLKSANVLLFPIADAFANSEEEFPFIPRLTDFGLAKVLEGTLVETCSSVIMGTPHYMAPEQLEKGLRGCTPATDVFGLGTILFECLTGKPPHQGETVIEILASIREGEISHVSQFRRDVPQDLVRVCDKALSFLPEDRYATPQELAQDLARFLSHESVLATGPNWQTRLWRAARHPARIADAATFIIMSNLAIMAWITIFPISIVFGLAFTHSVELGQLMPHTAPLWVFHFLMVILGYLIGRKSLWAAMASTISGAVLTLFIWSVLARWITPPYPAIYSDDKARDIVFVLLLAIFGAQMILSACAWLALRTLSLKNRQPGATS, from the coding sequence ATGCCGGAAGATTTCCGCACGGAACATGTTGAGTCAGGTCATGAGGTGCTTTCGGGAAATGGAGAAGCACAGGGAATTCTGGTTTCCATCGAGCAGATCGCTTCTTTGAGTCGCGATATCGAAAAAACGCTGCTCATGACACAGCCTGGAGTGTTGACGACGGAAATCAGTCCGGAAACTTTGCAGCGCATGCAGCAGATTCTGCAGAGTCTGGCTCCCGGTTTGGCATCTCCTTCAGCCGAAGAACTGCACCTTGTTGATCTCCCGCCATCGATCGGTCGGTATCGAGTAACCAAGGTTTTAGGACGCGGTGGGTTTGCTGTCGTCTACGCAGCGCATGATCCGCATTTGAACCGGGAAGTGGCCATCAAGGTGCCTTTGCCGTATCGGCAACTGACACCCGATGCGAGGCAGCGATTTCTTCTCGAAGCCCAGGCCGCGGCCCGGTTGGATCATCCGCATATTGTGCCCACTTTTGAAACGGGCTCAGCCGGTGAGTTGCCCTATATCACTTATGCTCTCTGCCATGGGTCCACATTGTTTCGCTGGTTAAACCGCCATGGGCCACTGTCGCCGCGAGTGGCTGCAGAACTGGTGATGCAATTGAGCCGAGCGGTCGCTTACAGCCATCAGCAGGGTGTGCTCCATCGCGATTTGAAATCGGCCAACGTGCTGTTGTTCCCGATCGCGGATGCTTTCGCAAATTCTGAAGAAGAGTTTCCATTCATTCCGCGACTGACCGACTTTGGTCTCGCCAAAGTGCTCGAAGGAACCCTGGTCGAAACCTGTTCCAGCGTCATTATGGGAACGCCCCATTACATGGCCCCGGAGCAGCTTGAGAAAGGGCTTCGCGGTTGTACCCCGGCGACAGATGTGTTCGGTCTCGGCACAATCCTGTTTGAATGCCTCACAGGAAAGCCTCCCCACCAGGGAGAAACTGTCATTGAGATTCTGGCTTCGATCCGCGAGGGTGAAATTTCGCACGTCAGCCAGTTTCGTCGGGATGTTCCTCAGGATCTCGTCAGAGTTTGCGATAAAGCCCTCAGCTTTTTACCTGAAGATCGTTATGCAACGCCGCAGGAACTCGCCCAGGATCTCGCCCGGTTTCTTTCGCATGAATCGGTGCTGGCGACCGGGCCCAACTGGCAGACACGCTTGTGGCGAGCAGCCCGGCATCCCGCGCGAATTGCCGATGCCGCCACGTTTATCATCATGAGTAATCTCGCGATTATGGCGTGGATTACGATCTTTCCGATTTCGATCGTATTTGGTTTAGCGTTCACACACTCTGTGGAGCTGGGCCAGTTGATGCCCCATACAGCACCGTTGTGGGTGTTTCACTTTCTCATGGTCATTTTGGGATACCTCATTGGGCGAAAGTCGCTCTGGGCAGCGATGGCTTCCACCATCAGTGGAGCCGTGCTGACACTCTTCATATGGTCGGTACTCGCGCGCTGGATCACGCCACCGTATCCGGCGATTTATTCGGATGACAAAGCCCGCGATATCGTCTTCGTCCTGCTGCTGGCGATTTTTGGAGCACAAATGATACTGAGTGCTTGTGCCTGGCTGGCACTCAGGACACTTTCGCTCAAAAACCGTCAGCCCGGTGCAACTAGCTGA
- a CDS encoding sialidase family protein: protein MQCLLTRICLAVTLGCMTSMNMLGLMASEPEVTTSVVVDDGKAAEFKWIGPEWTSIKDRPGSSDALVASGQNRWLLSRSGIGAGDFHVRVQLQLAKLDGTAAAFDFGSSRFGLDGKAGLLFVEGPLFRNQPAATLKIADLVQPDVPFLLEMIRKDEQTRFLINGQTVYTLDGWKGSVGRVGLRPWRNEMAVFDFSIKGNLYELPAPPEPLFQSGFAGGTEGYHTFRIPSLTTTRSGTLLALCEGRKNSTGDSGNIDLVMKRSTDGGQTWSPPVVLWDDGENTCGNPCLVVDQTTGELLLLATWNRGDDHESEIIAETSRDGRRVYVLRSKDDGLTWSQPVEITKDVKQPDWTWYATGPGGGIQIQQGSHAGRLVIPCDHIEARTKKYYSHVIYSDDHGQTWKLGGSTPAAGVNECEVVELTGGKLLLNMRNASSSRKRQTSVGEDGGLTWSELKPDAALIEPVCQAAILRARWPDGKESGWILFSNPASTTSRTNLTVRGSRDDGQTWPVSKVLHAGPSAYSDLALLSDGKIGCLFEAGEANYAESIVFVTFGLNELTK, encoded by the coding sequence ATGCAATGCCTGCTGACGAGGATCTGCCTGGCGGTCACACTGGGCTGCATGACCTCGATGAACATGCTTGGTTTGATGGCCTCAGAGCCAGAGGTCACAACTTCGGTCGTTGTCGATGACGGGAAGGCGGCTGAGTTCAAGTGGATTGGTCCCGAATGGACATCCATCAAAGATCGCCCGGGCTCATCAGACGCACTGGTCGCGAGTGGCCAGAATCGATGGCTGCTCTCTCGAAGCGGGATTGGCGCAGGTGATTTTCATGTTCGCGTTCAGCTCCAGTTGGCCAAATTGGATGGAACGGCTGCCGCCTTCGATTTCGGAAGCAGTCGCTTCGGCCTGGATGGTAAAGCCGGCCTGCTGTTTGTCGAAGGGCCACTCTTTCGCAATCAACCGGCTGCGACGCTCAAAATCGCAGACCTGGTGCAGCCCGATGTTCCATTCTTGCTCGAAATGATTCGAAAGGATGAACAAACCCGGTTTCTGATCAATGGCCAGACGGTCTACACATTAGATGGCTGGAAAGGCTCTGTCGGTCGAGTGGGGTTGCGGCCGTGGCGCAATGAGATGGCGGTGTTTGACTTCTCGATCAAAGGAAATCTTTACGAGTTGCCAGCACCACCTGAGCCTTTGTTTCAAAGTGGCTTTGCGGGTGGAACAGAAGGCTATCACACCTTTCGGATCCCTTCACTGACAACCACGCGCTCGGGAACATTATTGGCCCTTTGCGAAGGACGAAAAAACTCAACGGGCGACAGTGGCAATATCGATCTGGTCATGAAGCGATCGACCGATGGTGGCCAGACGTGGAGTCCGCCTGTCGTGCTGTGGGATGATGGCGAGAATACTTGCGGCAATCCGTGCCTGGTCGTCGATCAAACGACGGGGGAATTGCTGCTGCTGGCAACGTGGAATCGTGGTGACGATCACGAGAGTGAAATCATTGCCGAAACGAGTCGCGATGGTCGGCGAGTGTACGTTCTGCGATCCAAAGACGACGGCTTGACCTGGAGCCAGCCGGTGGAGATCACCAAAGATGTGAAACAACCCGACTGGACGTGGTACGCCACAGGGCCGGGTGGCGGGATTCAAATCCAGCAGGGCTCCCACGCCGGTCGATTGGTCATACCCTGTGACCATATTGAAGCCAGAACGAAAAAGTACTACTCGCATGTGATCTACTCGGATGATCATGGGCAGACCTGGAAACTCGGCGGAAGCACACCAGCCGCCGGTGTGAATGAATGTGAGGTTGTCGAACTGACGGGGGGGAAACTGCTGCTCAATATGCGTAATGCCAGCTCCAGCAGAAAGAGGCAAACGAGTGTCGGCGAGGATGGTGGCCTCACCTGGAGCGAATTGAAACCTGACGCGGCACTCATCGAGCCTGTCTGTCAGGCGGCCATCCTGCGAGCCCGTTGGCCAGATGGGAAAGAGTCAGGTTGGATTCTCTTCAGCAATCCTGCGAGCACCACCAGCCGCACGAATCTGACGGTTCGCGGCAGTCGGGATGACGGCCAGACCTGGCCTGTCAGTAAAGTTCTCCACGCTGGCCCATCGGCCTATTCTGATCTGGCACTTCTCTCGGACGGGAAAATCGGTTGCCTGTTTGAAGCGGGTGAAGCCAACTACGCCGAGTCAATTGTCTTTGTGACATTCGGACTGAATGAACTCACGAAGTGA
- a CDS encoding sodium:solute symporter family protein, with the protein MLIACVIAYMVGTLALGAYGARMVGSAKDFMVAGRSLPLGMNFACVFATWFGAETVLSVSARFADQGLGFVSGDPFGASVCLVLVAIFFARTFYSLELLTIGDYYHVRYGRFVEVLTSLGIAASYMGWTTAQLSAFGLVINVLFPEYVTLNQAIIIGAVIVTLYTFFGGMWSIALTDVVQTVAIVIGLLLVAYILGEKAGGFQPVVAAAAQAGKLNLFPHVTTAAWLIFIGEFLTMALGSIPQQDVFQRVTSARNEATARAGTLFGGLFYFGFAFVPMFIAFSATMIDPAAAGHFASEDAREVQKVLPVLILNQTPLWVQILFFGAVLSAILSTASGTLLAPASILTENVLRQFTLNMSDNMLLWLVRTMLVLVSITATTIAVNSESTMYEMVESGYKVTLVIAFVPLAFGIYWSKATTQGAVFSILFALPVWLGTEFIHDEESANLWQVVPPQIYGLVASILGMIIGSSMPNWIKHVPRHPADLAQERRSVVSH; encoded by the coding sequence GTGCTGATTGCGTGCGTGATTGCATACATGGTGGGCACACTGGCTTTAGGCGCGTATGGCGCCCGCATGGTGGGGAGTGCCAAAGACTTTATGGTGGCTGGTCGTTCACTCCCTTTGGGAATGAACTTTGCCTGCGTGTTTGCGACGTGGTTTGGTGCGGAGACCGTGCTTTCGGTTTCTGCTCGTTTTGCTGATCAGGGACTGGGATTTGTCTCGGGTGATCCCTTCGGCGCATCGGTGTGCCTGGTGCTCGTGGCGATCTTTTTTGCCCGCACCTTTTACAGTCTCGAGCTGTTAACGATTGGCGACTATTACCATGTGCGGTATGGCCGATTTGTGGAAGTTCTCACGTCGCTGGGGATTGCTGCATCGTACATGGGCTGGACGACAGCACAGCTCTCGGCCTTCGGTCTGGTCATCAATGTGCTGTTTCCAGAGTACGTCACGTTGAATCAGGCCATCATCATTGGTGCGGTGATTGTCACGCTCTACACCTTCTTTGGCGGGATGTGGTCGATCGCTCTCACGGATGTGGTGCAGACTGTCGCCATTGTGATTGGTCTACTGCTAGTCGCATACATTTTGGGTGAAAAAGCGGGTGGATTTCAGCCCGTCGTGGCCGCCGCCGCTCAGGCAGGGAAGCTGAATCTGTTTCCACACGTGACAACTGCCGCCTGGCTGATTTTTATTGGTGAATTTCTCACGATGGCGCTGGGATCGATTCCTCAGCAGGATGTTTTCCAGCGTGTGACCAGTGCCCGCAACGAAGCGACCGCCCGGGCGGGCACTCTCTTCGGCGGGCTGTTCTATTTCGGCTTCGCCTTTGTGCCGATGTTCATTGCCTTTTCGGCCACCATGATTGATCCAGCGGCAGCCGGTCATTTTGCCTCCGAAGATGCTCGGGAAGTGCAAAAGGTATTGCCAGTTCTGATCCTGAATCAGACTCCACTCTGGGTCCAGATTTTGTTCTTTGGAGCCGTCCTTTCGGCCATTCTGTCAACGGCCAGTGGGACGTTGCTGGCACCAGCCAGTATCCTCACCGAAAACGTGTTGCGTCAGTTCACTCTCAATATGAGCGACAACATGCTCCTGTGGCTGGTGCGCACGATGCTGGTGCTGGTGTCGATTACTGCCACCACAATTGCCGTGAACTCGGAAAGCACGATGTATGAGATGGTCGAGAGTGGCTACAAAGTGACACTGGTGATTGCCTTCGTGCCCCTAGCCTTTGGCATTTACTGGTCGAAAGCCACCACTCAGGGTGCGGTTTTTTCCATCCTGTTTGCTCTACCAGTCTGGTTGGGAACCGAGTTCATTCATGATGAAGAGAGTGCCAATCTATGGCAGGTGGTTCCACCACAGATCTATGGCCTTGTGGCATCGATTCTCGGAATGATTATTGGTTCCTCCATGCCCAACTGGATCAAGCACGTTCCACGACATCCCGCCGATTTAGCTCAGGAACGCCGCAGCGTGGTGAGCCACTGA
- the msrA gene encoding peptide-methionine (S)-S-oxide reductase MsrA, which yields MTNAQSDRSMATLAGGCFWCLEAVFENVIGVDRVVSGYMGGATVNPSYEQVCTGRTGHAEVVQISFDPLVISFSELLEIFFAIHDPTTKDRQGHDVGTQYRSAVFFHDGDQQAIAQAKIHELEAAGIWPAKFVTQVAAAETFYPAEDYHQGYFRAHPAQAYCAGVVAPKVAKFRQKFGDKLKCR from the coding sequence ATGACCAATGCACAATCTGACCGTTCGATGGCGACTTTAGCAGGTGGCTGTTTCTGGTGCCTCGAAGCGGTCTTCGAGAACGTGATTGGTGTTGATCGTGTCGTTTCTGGCTACATGGGCGGAGCCACCGTCAATCCGAGCTATGAGCAGGTTTGCACTGGCCGTACGGGGCATGCGGAAGTGGTGCAGATCAGCTTCGATCCATTGGTCATCAGCTTCAGCGAACTGCTCGAGATTTTTTTTGCGATCCATGACCCCACGACCAAAGACCGGCAGGGTCACGATGTTGGCACGCAGTATCGCTCGGCTGTCTTTTTCCATGATGGTGATCAGCAAGCGATCGCTCAGGCCAAAATTCATGAACTCGAAGCGGCTGGCATCTGGCCAGCAAAGTTCGTGACGCAGGTGGCAGCAGCTGAGACCTTTTATCCAGCAGAAGATTACCACCAAGGTTACTTCCGCGCCCATCCGGCTCAGGCTTACTGCGCCGGTGTCGTGGCTCCCAAAGTGGCCAAGTTCCGCCAGAAGTTTGGCGATAAGCTCAAATGTCGATAA
- a CDS encoding GspE/PulE/PilB domain-containing protein — protein MAIDVYKEWLGIPEGDRPPDHYALLRVIQFEDDPDKIRKNYKKLNGHVRKYATGQYATESQELLNELARAMLCLTDLERKLDYDRSLGREIDDRDPSTGRRPVTAYLVDQGVISQDQAKEVKAFADRSGLTLKDAVVQLKLADGETAARALASELGRPFVDLNEMLPDDSILDLLPRQVVRRHTCLPLFEDDGQILVACADDPPQELEDEIRLRYDKPMRHVIASQLGINQGISKYYANGMRKEVAEPNRKKGSKSSSSKPGAAAPRKQAAEKLTDDEYVEQRNMGILIICGTLIAGFNLDTWILWPYVYQNRIPGWVFFPLTFLVAPPVIFFAYMNYIKRK, from the coding sequence GTGGCCATTGACGTTTATAAGGAATGGTTGGGAATTCCCGAAGGTGACCGTCCGCCCGATCACTATGCCCTGTTGCGGGTCATTCAATTCGAGGATGACCCTGACAAAATTCGCAAGAACTATAAAAAACTCAACGGCCATGTTCGCAAATACGCCACTGGCCAGTACGCGACGGAATCGCAGGAACTGCTGAATGAACTGGCCAGAGCCATGCTCTGCCTCACCGATCTCGAACGCAAACTCGATTACGATCGCTCACTCGGAAGGGAGATCGACGACCGCGACCCCAGCACCGGCCGCCGGCCCGTGACAGCCTACCTGGTGGATCAAGGGGTCATCTCGCAGGATCAGGCCAAAGAAGTCAAAGCCTTCGCAGATCGCTCGGGCCTCACTCTCAAAGACGCCGTTGTTCAATTGAAACTGGCCGATGGTGAAACCGCGGCCCGGGCCCTGGCCAGCGAATTGGGGCGACCGTTTGTTGACCTCAATGAAATGCTCCCCGACGATTCCATTCTCGATCTTCTCCCTCGGCAGGTGGTTCGCCGGCATACCTGTTTGCCGCTGTTCGAAGACGACGGACAGATTCTCGTGGCCTGTGCCGACGATCCGCCACAAGAACTCGAAGACGAAATTCGCCTGCGCTACGACAAGCCCATGCGGCACGTCATCGCTTCCCAGCTCGGCATCAATCAGGGCATCTCCAAATACTATGCCAACGGCATGCGCAAGGAGGTTGCCGAACCCAATCGCAAAAAGGGGAGCAAGTCATCATCTAGCAAGCCCGGCGCTGCCGCACCTCGCAAGCAGGCCGCTGAAAAACTCACGGATGATGAATACGTCGAACAGCGGAACATGGGGATTCTGATCATCTGCGGCACATTGATTGCCGGTTTCAACCTCGATACCTGGATCCTGTGGCCTTACGTTTATCAGAACCGCATTCCCGGCTGGGTCTTTTTCCCACTGACATTTCTTGTCGCACCACCGGTGATCTTTTTTGCCTACATGAACTACATCAAACGAAAGTGA
- the ispH gene encoding 4-hydroxy-3-methylbut-2-enyl diphosphate reductase: MRILLANPRGFCAGVNMAIECLDEVIRMFGPHVFVYHEIVHNKYVVDRFTRQGVTFVDSVEEVPEGSVLLYSAHGVSPVIRQAARERKLQTIDATCPLVTKVHLEAIKYAREKYNIILIGHEGHDEVIGTMGEAPESITLVETDEDVASLPFTAEDPLVYLTQTTLSVEEAGRVVAALKARYPHIKSPPKEDICYATTNRQEAVAQLAAEADLVIVLGSQNSSNSRRLMELGSAGHKPSYLVDGAHELNHAWFENVECVLITAGASAPEVVVQDCIEYLRNNFGAQVDERTIREEHVSFPLPKELRALQRLGTP; this comes from the coding sequence ATGCGGATACTTCTGGCAAATCCTCGTGGCTTTTGCGCTGGTGTGAACATGGCCATTGAGTGTCTGGATGAAGTGATCCGCATGTTCGGGCCGCATGTCTTCGTGTACCACGAAATTGTTCATAACAAGTATGTGGTCGATCGATTCACACGTCAGGGTGTGACTTTTGTGGATTCGGTGGAAGAAGTCCCTGAAGGTTCAGTGCTGTTATACAGTGCCCATGGTGTTTCGCCTGTCATTCGGCAGGCAGCCCGTGAGCGAAAACTGCAGACGATTGATGCCACCTGCCCACTGGTGACCAAGGTGCATCTGGAAGCCATCAAGTATGCCCGGGAAAAGTACAATATCATTCTCATCGGCCATGAAGGTCATGACGAAGTGATTGGCACGATGGGTGAAGCTCCTGAGAGTATTACCCTGGTCGAGACTGATGAAGATGTGGCCAGCTTACCTTTCACTGCGGAGGATCCGCTGGTTTATCTGACTCAGACAACACTTTCGGTCGAGGAAGCCGGGAGAGTGGTAGCCGCTTTGAAGGCACGATATCCGCACATCAAATCTCCCCCAAAGGAAGATATCTGTTACGCGACGACCAACCGGCAGGAAGCTGTGGCTCAACTGGCGGCCGAGGCCGATCTGGTGATTGTGCTGGGGAGTCAGAACAGTTCGAACAGCCGCCGGTTGATGGAACTTGGCAGTGCCGGCCACAAACCTTCGTATCTGGTGGATGGCGCTCACGAACTCAATCACGCCTGGTTTGAGAATGTCGAATGCGTGCTGATCACGGCTGGTGCCAGTGCTCCTGAGGTTGTTGTTCAGGATTGCATTGAATACCTGCGAAACAATTTTGGTGCACAGGTCGATGAACGCACCATCCGCGAAGAGCACGTCTCCTTTCCGCTACCCAAAGAACTCCGAGCCTTGCAGCGGTTGGGAACCCCCTAG
- a CDS encoding ATP-dependent helicase → MTTDSPQTASPPSVPLADLSRWQQDLNPEQRAAAQAGPAPLLIIAGAGTGKTTTLVHRVAHLIATGIDPGEILLLTFTRRAAAEMIRRVEQLLAVAAKTPGIARIHGRHVVGGTFHAIATRHLREFGQYLGLDADFTILDRSDAEDLMNQLRSELDITRQEKRFPLKGTCVEIYSRCVNTRQPLSLVLKETFPWCVEHEAGLKALFQLFTQRKEEQRILDYDDLLLFWLALLQDSPAAPLLRQRYKAVLVDEYQDTNALQGEIVRALRPDGQGLTVVGDDAQSIYSFRAATIENILRFDQEYPGTNVLTLSQNYRSSPEILAASNLVMSLATEGRQKQLWTNRPPQGKPLLVNCRDDNEQSTMVAERILELREMGVSLKGQAVLFRASHHSATLEIELSRRNIPFIKFGGLKFVEAAHVKDAMAMLRLAENPRDTVSALRVLLLLPGIGPKTARQLTERLGSGSSAFEPWREHTPAAATKIHWPVFVALLRTLVKGGQTTTPLPVQLAQVRQFLAPLLEQKYDHAPARLRDLEQLEIIAARYESRSQFLAELTLDPPTSTQDFAQDPLLDEDWITLSTIHSAKGLEWDAVYVLHAADGNIPADMATRNPREIEEERRLFYVALTRAKTHLQVYHPQRYYFHGKNQSDRHSYSQRTRFLPDDILTAWQIVTPRIHEPASQTHIANGLTTADVRKKIGRMWE, encoded by the coding sequence ATGACAACCGATTCCCCACAGACAGCCAGCCCTCCATCAGTTCCTTTAGCAGATCTTTCCCGTTGGCAGCAGGATCTCAATCCCGAGCAACGGGCCGCTGCTCAGGCAGGGCCGGCTCCACTGCTCATTATTGCCGGTGCCGGGACTGGCAAAACCACCACGCTGGTTCATCGAGTCGCTCACTTGATCGCTACAGGGATCGACCCTGGTGAAATCCTGCTGCTGACGTTCACTCGTCGAGCTGCCGCCGAAATGATTCGCCGGGTCGAGCAACTTCTCGCGGTGGCTGCAAAAACGCCGGGCATTGCACGTATCCATGGTCGCCACGTCGTCGGGGGAACATTCCATGCCATTGCCACCCGACATCTGCGGGAATTCGGCCAGTATCTCGGACTTGATGCGGACTTCACGATTCTTGATCGCAGTGACGCCGAAGATCTGATGAACCAGCTTCGCTCAGAACTTGACATCACACGCCAGGAAAAGCGGTTTCCTCTCAAGGGCACCTGTGTCGAAATCTATTCCCGCTGCGTCAATACCCGTCAGCCCTTAAGCCTTGTCCTAAAAGAGACTTTTCCCTGGTGTGTCGAGCATGAGGCCGGGCTCAAAGCCTTGTTTCAATTATTCACCCAGCGAAAGGAAGAGCAGCGGATTCTTGATTACGACGATCTCCTCCTCTTCTGGCTGGCACTCCTGCAGGATAGCCCTGCCGCTCCACTCTTGAGGCAGCGATACAAAGCCGTCCTCGTCGATGAATATCAGGACACCAACGCCCTGCAGGGCGAAATTGTGCGGGCACTTCGTCCCGATGGTCAGGGTCTGACAGTCGTCGGAGATGACGCCCAGTCGATCTATTCCTTTCGAGCCGCCACCATTGAGAACATTCTCCGATTCGATCAGGAATATCCCGGCACCAATGTCCTCACGCTTTCACAAAATTATCGCAGTTCTCCCGAGATTCTCGCAGCCAGTAATCTCGTGATGTCACTGGCGACCGAAGGCCGCCAGAAACAACTATGGACCAACCGTCCACCGCAAGGGAAGCCGCTACTTGTCAATTGCCGCGACGACAACGAGCAGAGCACAATGGTCGCCGAGCGCATTCTGGAACTGCGAGAAATGGGGGTTTCCCTCAAAGGACAGGCCGTTCTCTTTCGTGCTTCGCATCACAGCGCCACTCTCGAAATTGAGCTCTCTCGCCGAAACATTCCGTTCATCAAATTTGGCGGTCTGAAGTTCGTCGAAGCAGCTCATGTGAAAGATGCCATGGCCATGCTGAGGCTGGCCGAAAATCCGCGAGACACCGTCTCCGCCCTGCGTGTGTTATTGCTGCTCCCCGGGATTGGCCCTAAAACGGCCCGTCAACTGACGGAACGCCTGGGATCAGGGAGTTCTGCCTTTGAACCCTGGCGCGAACATACCCCAGCCGCAGCGACGAAAATTCATTGGCCGGTCTTTGTGGCTCTGTTACGGACATTGGTCAAAGGTGGTCAAACCACAACGCCTCTTCCCGTGCAACTCGCGCAGGTTCGTCAGTTTCTCGCTCCCCTCTTAGAACAGAAGTACGACCACGCACCGGCTCGCCTGCGCGATCTGGAACAACTCGAAATCATCGCCGCCCGGTATGAATCCCGCAGTCAATTTCTGGCAGAACTGACACTCGACCCACCCACTTCTACGCAGGATTTTGCTCAAGACCCGCTTCTCGATGAGGACTGGATCACACTCTCAACGATTCATTCTGCCAAAGGTCTCGAATGGGATGCCGTTTATGTTCTGCATGCGGCTGATGGAAACATCCCCGCCGATATGGCCACACGCAACCCTCGCGAAATCGAAGAAGAACGCCGCCTGTTTTACGTCGCTCTCACGCGCGCGAAAACGCATCTGCAGGTTTATCATCCACAGCGATATTACTTTCACGGCAAGAATCAGTCAGATCGCCACAGCTACTCTCAGCGCACCCGCTTCCTGCCGGATGACATTCTGACGGCTTGGCAGATCGTCACACCCCGCATTCACGAACCCGCAAGTCAAACTCATATCGCTAACGGACTAACAACCGCCGACGTCCGCAAAAAAATCGGCCGAATGTGGGAATAG